The genomic window CCATCGCCTCGCACGTCAAGGTCCACGGCACCGCCCTCTGCATCGCCGACTGCGTCACCAGCCTGGGTGCCTGCAATGTGCCCATGGAGGAATGGGGCATCGACGTGATCGGTTCCGGCTCCCAGAAGGGGTACATGATGCCGCCGGGGTTGGCTTTCGTGGCCATGAGCGACCGGGCCTGGGAAGCCTGCAAGCACTCCGATCTGCCGAAGTTTTATCTGGATCTGGCCAAATACCGCAAATCGGCCCATGCCGACAGCAACCCCTTCACCCCCGCCATCAACCTCTACTTCGCCCTCGAAGCAGCCCTGGAAATGATGCAGGCAGAGGGTCTTGAAAAAATCTTCGCCCGCCATGCCCGTCATCGGGCGGCGGCCCAAGCAGGCATGCAGGCGATTGGTCTGCCCCTCTATGCCGCGGAGGGCTGTGGCAGCCCGGCCATCACCGCTGTGGCACCAGAAGGCATCGACGCCGAAGCGATGCGCAAAGCCGTGAAAGAAAAATTCGACATTCTGCTGGCTGGTGGCCAGGATCACCTCAAGGGCAAGGTGTTCCGCATCGGCCACCTGGGCTTTGTTTGTGATCGCGACGTGCTCACAGCCGTAGCTGCCATCGAAGCAACCCTGCAGGATCTGGGCTTACACAAAGGCAGCGCCGGTGCTGGCGTAGCCGCCTGTGCAGCAGCCCTGGCCCAGGGCTGAGCAAACGTCAGGGGAGAGCACGCCTTTGCGCCGTTCTCCCCAAGACTCTGCTAATTTGATTTATACACCTTGCGGGTGTAATTCAGTGGTAGAATGTCAGCTTCCCAAGCTGAACGTCGCCGGTTCGAGTCCGGTCACCCGCTTTATTCTTAGGCCCTCGAATTGGAACAGAGCCGAATTGGATCAGAGGCGAATTAGGCCAGAGAAATTAGCCTAATTTAGCCACGAGGCTTGATCAGCTGCAAAACCTGGGGGCCGGTGGCCGCCATCCGACGCTCGCCATCCAAAGCCGCAATGATGAAGCGCGCGGCCTGGGGCAAATCTCCTTGCTCAGCGGCAAGGCGTGCCCGAGCCTCATCGGCCCGAATCGAAACAAGGAATTGTTCACGCGCATCAGCCGAGGGTGCGGCCAACGAAGAAGTACGCGCAGGACTAGCAAAAATGGCAGTCATTTCAACGGTATCTGAACGGAAATGGCCCACGCAAAATCGGTTTTAGCCATCCTGACAAGGGTTGATATATCCCTTCCAAGATCAAAGCATTCCTTTTGATCATACGCCAGGCCGAACATGACCAGTGAAAACATCACCTAGCCAACCCAGGCCACCTCCGCGCTTCAGGTTCCTGGCTCTTCCCGATTGCCACCCAACGCGGCAATTTGATCACGCAAAGCCTGGGATCGCTGCTCATCACCCCGGGTGAGGGCCACTGCAAGTGCAAACTCCAGCTTCTCCAGCTGATGCTCCCCCTCTCCAGAGGTAGGTGGGTAGCCACTGCGGCCGGAAGGAGCCTGGTTGGTAACTGACGGAGCTAAGCCCGAAGCTTGCGAGCAGCGATTGGTGGAACTGTTTTGGGAGGGTGTGGGGTATGCCATAACTGCTTTCTTCCCATTCTGACACCGTTGGCCAGCCCCCGGGATCAAGCCGCTGCGGCCATTTCGTGGTTTTGGTCGGTGAGCTCATCTTGATCGGTGAGCTCACGTTGATCGGTGAGCTCGTTGTTGTCGGTGAGCTCGAGCAAAGCGCGACAGTCGACCAGCAGTCGTTCAACGTTGTCGAGACTGGTGATCTCCTGGGGATCACACTCCCCGTGGCGATCAAGTAGCAGCTCCGTAGCTTCCAAACGCTGCTCCAGCCTCACCAGCCGCTGGGAGAGGGCGTGCACGGTTTGGGCCAAATCTTCAGCATTACGGCTGATGCGGAAGGAAACCGACTCGTAAGCCATGGCAATCAGGGCGTGGGAGCCGATCACAACACACAAACCAGCAGCAGCCAAGGCCAGAGCTCTTCCCTGCCCCAGACTCGACTTAGGCCAAAGAGATCGATACGGTGGGCCCCGGTATCCCCCGTTGACGCCCCAGGCCATGGCACTAAAAATTACTTCGCAGCAGATTCCCGGGCTGCGCCGTGCCCTATTGATCCTGGTTTGCAGCGCTGCTGGATTCGGCCTCGCCCTACCCGGCCAGGCCCAGACAGCTGAGGCCAATACCGCCGCCGCCAACGCCGGCTCAGGGGGCAAGGGGGCTCAGATCTACTGCTTTATGCGCAACAGCGGCAACAACCACCAGGTGAGCTGGGATGCCGCCTACGCGGTGATCAAACGCCAAAACGACAAACTGTTCAAGACCTCCCCGGAACACGCCGCGGTGATGATCACGGAAGCTGTGGTGCAGAACCCCAGCGTGTTTCCCGACTGCGGCCGCTACCTAGGTGACCTGTTCGCAAAACCCGAAGCCAAGCCAGAAGCCAGCACCAGCCCAGCGCCTAGCGGCACCTCCCGCAGTGAGCGGCTGGGTCAATAAGGCACGCGAAAATTTATGCCGAAGCGGCTGCCGAGCGGGGGGCCGCTTGGCCGCCCTGGCCGGCCTGCTGCTGCTTGCCGGTGGCTGCGCTGAAGAGCCCCTACCCCAGCGCCAAGTACGCAGCGATGACTGCCTGCAAACCGTGCAGCTCGACCAACTAAATGAGCAGATCCGCCGCTGCGATGCCGTAGTGGCGGCGTTTCCAACCAACCCAGGCCCTCTCAACGATCGCTACTTGCTGCACAGCCTGGCGGGCAACGAGGCAGCAGCCTGCGCTGATATCAACCGAGCTGCAGCCCTTGCCCGCTCTAAACCGCCAGCCAGCCTGGATCCCCAACTGCGCACCGATCTGAACCTGCGTCAACAGCTCTGCAGGGAAGGCGATACCAAAGCCGTGGGCAGTGGCAAAGCCCGGCCCCAACCTTGAGCAGCCTCACCAGCGACCCATCAGGTCTCGCATCATGGCCGGCAAGCTGCGGCGCTCCAGCAGCTGGGAGCGGCGCTGCAACAACACGGCGATGCGCTCGGCCTTACTGGCCAGTAAGCCGTCCACCAACTGGTCGGCAACGCCCAGCTGCAGCCAATGGCTGGTCAGGCAGGCCCCCATGCCAATGCGGTGACAGCGATCTTCTGCCTGTTCCGCATCCCCTGGGGTCCAAGGGCGCTCCATTAGCACCACATGCCGCGCCCGGTGCAGGGTGAAGCCCAGGCCCCCGGTGCCATAGGTAGCGATCAGCAGGGAATGGTCACCGCGCTGAAAAGCATCAACCTGGGCCTGGCGCTGGGCCGGCGGCAGGGCGCCGGTGAGGACACAACTGTCTTCAAAACTGCGGTGCAACAGCTCAGCCGTAGCCACGAAGGCCGTAAACACCACCACCGCCTCGCCCTTCGCCAGCAACGGTGCCACCAGGGCCCGGGTGGCTGGAAGTTTGTAATCGGAGCCGATCTGGCGCAGGGCCGTGAGCACGGCCAGCACCTCGGCATCGCGGCGCACCTCACCGAGGGCAGCCCGACGGCGATAGTCGTCAACCTTGACCTGCAGCCGGTGCTGAAAGCCGCGGGCCGAAGGCTCATCAAGCTCCACGGGCCAGAGCTGGCGCCGCTTGGGGGGCAGGTCGAGGCAATCCTGCTTACGCCGATGCAGCACCAAGGGCCGCACCAGCCGCTGCAGGTCTTCCAAGTGGCTGGCCCCATTCGCCTGCCAGAGGCGCCGTCCGCCCTGCTCGCGCCAATGACCCTGGCAGAAGAGTTCTTCAAAGGCCCGTTGATCGCGAGCCAGGGGGTGGCCGATCGCCGCCAGCAGGGGAAATAACTGGGCTGGGCGGCCATTTTTCATCGGCGTGCCGGTCAGTAGCCAGATGGCTCGCAGCCTGGGGTGGCGAGCCAGGCGCAGCAGCCCCTGGCTGCGGCGGGTATGGCCGTTTTGGGCGAAGTGGGCCTCATCGGCGATCAGCACGGTGCCGGCGGGCGGCAAGGCGTCGGGAAGCCGGGCCCAGCTGTGCAGCTCCAGATGCAGGCCAAGGCTGGCCGCCTCACCCTGCCAATGGTCGTGCAGACCAACCGGGGCAATCACCAGGATGCGGCAATCGGCTTGGCGCACCATGGCCCGGGCCGCCATCAGGGCCGTGAGCGTCTTACCCAAGCCCATGGCATCCGCCAGCACGGCGCCGCGACGGGCCAGCAGCCAGCGCACCGCGGCCCGCTGATGGGCAAAGAGGAGCCGGCCATCCAGCAGGGGCTGCTCCAAATCTGCCGACGCCACCAACTGCCGATGGGGCGGCAGGGGGGGCAGGGGCTGCTCCAGCCAGGCGAGCCACTGGGCCAGCTCGGGCTGCACAGGAAACCGGCCTGCCAGAGCGTGCTGCAAGGCGGCGGCAGCTTCTAGGGGAAATGACCAGCAACGCTGCCGACCCGACCAACTCCCCCGGGGGCGGATCGCCCGCAACTGGGCCTGGGTAACCGCGTCGTAGGGGCTAACTACCTCAATCAAACCCGTCGCCCCCAGCCGCAGCAGACAGCGCATCCGCGGAAGTGCAATCGTCGACACATTGACACCCCAGGTGGTGGGGGCAAACTTTGGTCAACCGAGTCGCGCTGATGCAGACCAGGGATGGGGTGTTCCTAGAGGATCTCTGTCCCAAATTGCGCGTCAGACGCTGGCGCCAATCCCTACATCGCATCACCGACCAACACTGCATTTACTGCGGTGAGCGCTCGGAATCAATCGACCACGTGCACCCCCAGAGTCGGGGCGGGCTCAGTGTCACCGAGAACTGCGTGCCAGCCTGTCTGGCCTGTAATGGCGATAAGGGAGATGCGGATGCCTTTGCCTGGTATCGGCGGCAGCCCTTTTACGACCCCCGCCGCTCCATGGCGATTCGTGCCTGGACCGATGGAGACCTGCGCCTAGCGATGCGGCTGCTGCAGTGGGTACATCCCGGCCAATTGGAAGAACTGGTGGAACCTCACCAGACCCGGCAGGCCTCGGCGCCGTTGTGGCGCTGGCAGATGGCCTCCTGAACCTGAGGTCCCTCAGGGGCAACCACCAAAGCCAGCAGCAGCAGCACCCCCGCCAACACCGCCGGCACGGCGATCTCACGACGACTGGAGCGGGACCGTTGCCTTGGGGAGACCGGCGTCTTAGAGATTGGTGCCGGGAAGTCAAGAGCAGCACGCAAGCCTGGCGCAATGGAGCTTGCGGAACGAGAACCTGTAACAGGAAAAGCTGAGACCGTAAAAGCTGGGACCGTGAAAACCGAGACCGTCATGGCGATCATTTCAGGAATAATACAGGTGTACTCATGATCCGGGCACTTGTCAAGCCCGCCCGCCAACTGCTGGTTATCGGCGGCGGATTCACGGGCCTGCGGCTTGCCCAGGCCGCCCAGCGCAGCGGCATGGCGGTTCGCCTCACCAGCCGCCAACCACGTTCCAGCAGCGGCGGCCTGGAGTGGCTCCCCTTCAACAGCTCTTCAGACGGCGTCTCCCTGCCAGCCCCTGGCGCCCTGGCCGGCATCACGGATGTGGTGGTTTGCGTGCCCCCGGATCCAGACCAGGGCGATCCGGTGCTGCGCTTACTAGGACCAAGCCTGCAAGAGCTGCCCCTGCAATGGCTGGGCTATCTCTCCACCACCGGCGTCTATGGCGACACCGCTGGGGCCTGGGTTGACGAAACCGCCCCAACCCCAGCCAGAGCCGGCCGTAGTCAGGCCCGGCTGGCGGCGGAGCAGGCGTGGCTGGCTACAGGGCTACCCGTGCAAATATTCCGGCTGCCAGCCATCTACGGACCCAACCGCTCGCCATTTGCGGCCCTGCAAGCGGGGCAGAGCCGTCTCATTCACAAGCCCGGTCAGGTGTTTTGCCGGGTACATGTCGACGACATCGTCGGCTGCCTGCTGCACTGCCTGGCCCGGCCGCAGGGGGAGCGCCCGACCGTGGTCAATGTGACCGACAACTGCCCCTGCCCCTCCAGCGAGACCCTGGGCTATGCGGCCCACCTACTGGGGCACAAACTGCCAGCAATGGAGCACTACACCGAGATCGCCGGCAGCATGAGCCCCATGGCCCGCAGCTTCTGGAGCGAAAACCGGCGAGTCAGCAACCAGCTGCTGACCCATCAGCTGGGCTACGAGCTGCGCTATCCCAACTACCGGGAGGGCTACCGGGCCTGCTTAGTGGAGGAGCTAGGTGGCGGGCAGTCCCGCAGATCCCCGGGATCAACCACGTAGGGCAGGCCCAAATCAGCCAGCAACCGCCCCCAACGCAGCTCGATCCAGCCCTTGCTGAGCCCCGTGCCCAGACCCAGCAACAGACCCCCCAACAACAACCAGCGCAGCATGGGCTCCACCACAAGCGGCCAGGCCCCATCCAACCCCACCCCAGCCCGGCTTGCCATTGCCTTAGGGGATCCTGCCGGCATCGGCGCTGAGGTAACTCTCAAGGCCCTGGCCAGAGAGGAATGGCGCTCCCAGCAGCCCCTACTGGTGGGTTGCCGCCGCTGGCTGGAAACCAGCTATCAGCTGCTCAAGCCCAGCAGCAGGGAACCGCTGCGGGATCCGGCAGAGCTGGAAATTGTCGATCTACCCCTAATGGAGAGCTGCCAGCAAGGACGCAGCACCCCGGCCTGCGGAGCAGCGAGCTTCAACTGGCTCACCACCGCCGTCGAGCTGGTGCAAAGCGACCGCTGCCGGGCCTTGGTGACAGCGCCAATCGCCAAGGCCAGCTGGCACGATGCCGGCCACCCCTACCCGGGCCAAACCGAGCGGCTGGCGGAACTCAGCGGCAGCCCCGAAGCCTCGATGCTGTTTACCGCGCTAGCACCCGCGGGCCACTGGCGCCTCAACACCCTGCTGGCAACCACCCACATTCCGCTAGCCGCCGTACCCCAACATCTCAATGGAGCCTTGGTGCAACGCAAGCTGGATAAGCTCCTGGCCTTCTGCCAGCGCTTTAACCCAGCCCCCCACCTAGTGGTGGCAGGACTCAATCCCCATGCCGGCGAGGCGGGGCGCCTGGGGCAGGAGGAGAGCGCCTGGTTGGAGGCAGCACTGGAAGCCTGGCGCCGCCAGCATCCAGAGGTGCAGCTCGAGGGGCCGTTACCACCAGACACCTGCTGGCTTAGCGCAGCCGCCGCCTGGCAGGGCCCCAGACCAGGCCCTGATGGCTACCTGGCGCTGTATCACGACCAGGGACTGATCCCGGTGAAATTGCTGGCCTTTGATGCCGCCGTCAACACCACCTTGGGGTTGCCGTTTTTGCGCACATCACCAGATCACGGCACAGGCTTCGCGATCGCTGGCCAAGGCCTAGCCAGGGCCGACAGCATGGCGGCTGCCCTGGTTACGGCAAGGGATCTGGGCTGAGGATTCCAGCGCAACCGATCAGGCCGGCCGCACCCGCATCAACACCTGACCGAATTCCACGGGGGTACCGTTTTCCACCAGGATTTCAACCACCTCACCGCCCACCTCAGACTCCAGCTCATTCATCAGCTTCATTGCCTCAAGAATGCAGACGGTCTGGCCGACTTTGATGCGGGCACCAACTTCCACAAATGGCGCTTCGCCAGGGGCCGCAGCCCGATAGAAGGTGGCCACCATCGGTGCTGTGACCTCAAGCAGGTCGCCGCGGCTGGCAGCAGCCGGTGGCGGTGGAGCCGAGGGTGCAACGGGCAGGGGGGCCGCTGCCTGCAGCACTTGGGCCGGTGCGGCACTGGCCTGAAAAACAGTCGTGGGAGCTGCACTGGGAAGGTTGCGACGCACCTCCAAGCGGAAGTCGTCTCCTTCGAGCTTCAACTCCTGGATGTCGCTCTCGCCAAGCAAGGCGAGAAGGTGCTGAAGCTGGTCGTGGTTGAGCTGCATGGCGATCAGTTCTCCCTGCCCAGATAGCTGTCGGTACGAGTATCGATCTTGATTTTCTCGCCGATCGACAGGAACAGGGGCACCATCACCTGGGCTCCCGTTTCAACGATCGCAGGCTTGGTGCCGCCGGTGGCCGTATCGCCCTTAACGCCCGGATCGGTCTGGGTGATCGCCAGCACTACCGAGTTGGGTAGTTCCACCTCCAAGGGTTTGCCGTTCCAGGCCACCACGTTCACCTCCATGCCCTCTTTGAGGTACTTGCGGCTGTCACCAATCTGTTTGGCCGTCAGCCGGGTTTCCTCGTAGCTGCCCATGTCCATGAACACGTAGTCGTCACCCTCCATGTAGGTGTGCTGGAGGGTGCTCTTTTCGAGAATGGCTTGGGGCAGCATCTCGCCGGCGCGAAAGGTCTTCTCCACGACGTTGCCGCTCTGCACCGCCTTGAGCTTGGTGCGCACGAACGCCGATCCCTTGCCGGGCTTGACGTGCAAAAACTCAACGACCCTCCAGACCTGGCCATCCAGCTCAATTGAGGTACCGGTTCGAAAGTCGTTGCTGGAGATCATTCCGGCGGTTCAGATCTGGGGGATTGTAAGGCTGGCTACCGGAACGGGCCTCTACGGGACCATTCCGGAGGCCCTGAAGTTGTGCCAAAGTCCGCTCAACGACAGGGTGTTGCCATGGCACGGGGCCAATCCAGCTGGGCGAATGGCTCAACGTGGGCGCGCTGGTTTGCTGGTGTGGCCAGCTTGATGCTGGTTGTGCTGCTCGCTGCCCCCACCGCCTGGGCTGCCCTGCCCCAGGGCAACGCCGTAACCGACCCGGCAGCGCTGCTGCGCAATGCCTTGCCAATCAAGGCCCCCGACCTGCAGGAGCTTCAGCATCGCCTCGAGGCCACCAGCGACGACCTGCGCGCTAAGCGCTGGCCAGCCCTAGCCAGCTCCGTGCGGCGCTGCATTTCCCTACTGGGCAGCCGCAAGGCAGCCATGCTCGAAGGCTTCGATGCCACAGCGAAAACCGAGGCCACAGCTCTGCTGGAGCA from Cyanobium sp. Tous-M-B4 includes these protein-coding regions:
- a CDS encoding alanine--glyoxylate aminotransferase family protein — its product is MQDKLSLMIPGPTPVPERVLLAMGRHPIGHRSADFQKIVKRTTQQLQWLHQTKGDVLVITGSGTAAMEAGIINVLSKGDTVLCGDNGKFGERWVKLAKAYGLNVQVVQAEWGQPLDPEAFRVALEADTAKAIKAVILTHSETSTGVINDLQTIASHVKVHGTALCIADCVTSLGACNVPMEEWGIDVIGSGSQKGYMMPPGLAFVAMSDRAWEACKHSDLPKFYLDLAKYRKSAHADSNPFTPAINLYFALEAALEMMQAEGLEKIFARHARHRAAAQAGMQAIGLPLYAAEGCGSPAITAVAPEGIDAEAMRKAVKEKFDILLAGGQDHLKGKVFRIGHLGFVCDRDVLTAVAAIEATLQDLGLHKGSAGAGVAACAAALAQG
- a CDS encoding chemotaxis protein; its protein translation is MIGSHALIAMAYESVSFRISRNAEDLAQTVHALSQRLVRLEQRLEATELLLDRHGECDPQEITSLDNVERLLVDCRALLELTDNNELTDQRELTDQDELTDQNHEMAAAA
- a CDS encoding DUF6554 family protein, whose protein sequence is MALKITSQQIPGLRRALLILVCSAAGFGLALPGQAQTAEANTAAANAGSGGKGAQIYCFMRNSGNNHQVSWDAAYAVIKRQNDKLFKTSPEHAAVMITEAVVQNPSVFPDCGRYLGDLFAKPEAKPEASTSPAPSGTSRSERLGQ
- a CDS encoding DEAD/DEAH box helicase; the encoded protein is MRCLLRLGATGLIEVVSPYDAVTQAQLRAIRPRGSWSGRQRCWSFPLEAAAALQHALAGRFPVQPELAQWLAWLEQPLPPLPPHRQLVASADLEQPLLDGRLLFAHQRAAVRWLLARRGAVLADAMGLGKTLTALMAARAMVRQADCRILVIAPVGLHDHWQGEAASLGLHLELHSWARLPDALPPAGTVLIADEAHFAQNGHTRRSQGLLRLARHPRLRAIWLLTGTPMKNGRPAQLFPLLAAIGHPLARDQRAFEELFCQGHWREQGGRRLWQANGASHLEDLQRLVRPLVLHRRKQDCLDLPPKRRQLWPVELDEPSARGFQHRLQVKVDDYRRRAALGEVRRDAEVLAVLTALRQIGSDYKLPATRALVAPLLAKGEAVVVFTAFVATAELLHRSFEDSCVLTGALPPAQRQAQVDAFQRGDHSLLIATYGTGGLGFTLHRARHVVLMERPWTPGDAEQAEDRCHRIGMGACLTSHWLQLGVADQLVDGLLASKAERIAVLLQRRSQLLERRSLPAMMRDLMGRW
- a CDS encoding HNH endonuclease; translation: MQTRDGVFLEDLCPKLRVRRWRQSLHRITDQHCIYCGERSESIDHVHPQSRGGLSVTENCVPACLACNGDKGDADAFAWYRRQPFYDPRRSMAIRAWTDGDLRLAMRLLQWVHPGQLEELVEPHQTRQASAPLWRWQMAS
- a CDS encoding SDR family oxidoreductase, which translates into the protein MIRALVKPARQLLVIGGGFTGLRLAQAAQRSGMAVRLTSRQPRSSSGGLEWLPFNSSSDGVSLPAPGALAGITDVVVCVPPDPDQGDPVLRLLGPSLQELPLQWLGYLSTTGVYGDTAGAWVDETAPTPARAGRSQARLAAEQAWLATGLPVQIFRLPAIYGPNRSPFAALQAGQSRLIHKPGQVFCRVHVDDIVGCLLHCLARPQGERPTVVNVTDNCPCPSSETLGYAAHLLGHKLPAMEHYTEIAGSMSPMARSFWSENRRVSNQLLTHQLGYELRYPNYREGYRACLVEELGGGQSRRSPGSTT
- the pdxA gene encoding 4-hydroxythreonine-4-phosphate dehydrogenase PdxA; the encoded protein is MGSTTSGQAPSNPTPARLAIALGDPAGIGAEVTLKALAREEWRSQQPLLVGCRRWLETSYQLLKPSSREPLRDPAELEIVDLPLMESCQQGRSTPACGAASFNWLTTAVELVQSDRCRALVTAPIAKASWHDAGHPYPGQTERLAELSGSPEASMLFTALAPAGHWRLNTLLATTHIPLAAVPQHLNGALVQRKLDKLLAFCQRFNPAPHLVVAGLNPHAGEAGRLGQEESAWLEAALEAWRRQHPEVQLEGPLPPDTCWLSAAAAWQGPRPGPDGYLALYHDQGLIPVKLLAFDAAVNTTLGLPFLRTSPDHGTGFAIAGQGLARADSMAAALVTARDLG
- the accB gene encoding acetyl-CoA carboxylase biotin carboxyl carrier protein, coding for MQLNHDQLQHLLALLGESDIQELKLEGDDFRLEVRRNLPSAAPTTVFQASAAPAQVLQAAAPLPVAPSAPPPPAAASRGDLLEVTAPMVATFYRAAAPGEAPFVEVGARIKVGQTVCILEAMKLMNELESEVGGEVVEILVENGTPVEFGQVLMRVRPA
- the efp gene encoding elongation factor P, encoding MISSNDFRTGTSIELDGQVWRVVEFLHVKPGKGSAFVRTKLKAVQSGNVVEKTFRAGEMLPQAILEKSTLQHTYMEGDDYVFMDMGSYEETRLTAKQIGDSRKYLKEGMEVNVVAWNGKPLEVELPNSVVLAITQTDPGVKGDTATGGTKPAIVETGAQVMVPLFLSIGEKIKIDTRTDSYLGREN